Proteins encoded within one genomic window of Bacillus thuringiensis:
- the cysK gene encoding cysteine synthase A, which yields MKLCENVTELIGDTPVVRLSKFIPEDAADVYVKLEMFNPSRSVKDRAAYNLLQVAEENGLIKPGDTIIEPTSGNTGIGLAMNAAAKGYKAVLIMPDNMSKERINLLKAYGAEVVLTPAEQRMPGAIAKALELQKQIPNSFIPQQFENPANPNIHRYTTALEIYDQMDGELDAFVATAGTGGTITGTGETLKEKLPNLYIAVVEPKGSPVLSGGVPGPHKLVGTSPGFIPKNLNTEVYNEIIQIADEEALTTMRNLARQEGLLVGPSSGASVYAAIMIAKRLGAGKKVLCIAPDTGERYLSMGLFE from the coding sequence ATGAAATTATGTGAAAACGTAACAGAATTAATAGGAGATACACCTGTCGTCCGATTATCTAAATTTATTCCAGAAGATGCAGCAGATGTGTATGTAAAACTAGAAATGTTTAATCCATCACGCAGTGTGAAAGACCGTGCTGCCTATAATTTACTTCAAGTTGCAGAAGAGAATGGTCTTATCAAACCAGGAGATACAATTATTGAACCGACAAGCGGAAATACAGGAATAGGCTTAGCGATGAATGCAGCCGCAAAAGGATATAAAGCGGTTTTAATTATGCCAGACAATATGTCAAAAGAGCGTATAAATTTATTGAAAGCATACGGAGCAGAAGTAGTTTTAACACCAGCAGAACAAAGAATGCCAGGAGCAATTGCGAAGGCGTTAGAACTGCAAAAGCAAATACCGAATAGTTTTATTCCGCAACAATTTGAAAATCCAGCAAACCCGAATATTCATCGTTATACGACTGCACTTGAAATTTATGATCAAATGGATGGCGAGCTTGATGCTTTTGTAGCGACAGCGGGAACAGGTGGAACTATTACAGGGACTGGGGAAACGTTAAAAGAGAAACTGCCAAACTTATATATTGCAGTAGTAGAACCGAAAGGATCTCCCGTTTTATCAGGCGGTGTTCCAGGTCCTCATAAACTAGTAGGAACAAGTCCAGGGTTTATCCCGAAAAACTTAAATACAGAAGTGTATAACGAAATTATTCAAATTGCGGACGAAGAGGCTTTAACGACAATGAGAAACTTAGCAAGACAAGAGGGGTTATTAGTTGGACCATCTTCTGGAGCTTCTGTTTACGCAGCGATTATGATAGCGAAACGATTAGGCGCTGGTAAAAAAGTTTTATGTATTGCACCTGATACAGGTGAGCGTTATTTGAGTATGGGATTATTTGAATGA